In the genome of Oscarella lobularis chromosome 1, ooOscLobu1.1, whole genome shotgun sequence, one region contains:
- the LOC136191323 gene encoding immunoglobulin superfamily member 10-like, giving the protein MKRENRSKSPALLIAYLMLTSLLATLLVRCVQDDDKHLMFLLKMEQERLTSRALLQTAIQKRKKTIEMCFYEPLAITVFQTDPHPSSCIPNHTSRDLQCKAAGSSLINLQILSQNNVTVSETHLSVATYPIADSSAALSGKYSCVAKGRYNNATKYFELIVFEPLTISNFEISSKDQTITISCSSTGLPVPTVQILDPHGEIVASGSNGTVVKSFASSTSASGNYTCYAKTSCGNASSSRHISFYESPRIVYFEAVYKKEQTCACVTKKSNVNVTCKATGFPPPQVAIVGPDGLSSSDKESVIEWNFPAKLPGNYTCKSRNKNGGADYESDKSVYICVSEPLEISLTSCIKAANSRVRGSCTCTGFPLPTVQILDPYNEVLASGKGTVEFSFLSNLTSVGKYTCKADNHCYSKTQIFSVCPKSGGLESKFLILIILCPTAVLLIALFIISFVFRQTLKEVLKKACSKRQPPPGPKDGDHPEGQNNDDPPRNQDNDEDNDDRPPPASDQGSLQANNDSNDQSD; this is encoded by the exons ATGAAGCGGGAAAACCGGTCAAAGTCACCTGCATTGCTGATAGCATACCTGATGCTAACGTCATTATTAGCAACTCTTCTGGTCAGATGTGTTcaggacgacgacaagcATCTAATGTTTTTGTTGAAAATGGAGCAGGAAAGGCTAACTTCACGTGCGTTGCTACAAACGGCTAtacaaaagcgaaaaaaaacgatcgaaatgTGCTTCTACG AGCCATTAGCTATTACAGTCTTTCAAACCGACCCTCATCCTTCAAGCTGTATTCCAAATCACACTAGTAGGGATTTACAGTGTAAAGCAGCGGGCTCGTCATTGATAAATCTTCAAATTTTGAGTCAGAACAATGTCACAGTTAGTGAAACACACCTCTCCGTTGCTACCTATCCCATAGCAGACTCGAGCGCTGCACTTTCGGGTAAATATTCCTGTGTAGCAAAAGGCAGATACAACAACGCGACGAAGTACTTTGAACTTATTGTATTTG AACCCTTGACGatttcaaattttgaaatatCATCTAAAGACCAAACTATCACCATTTCCTGCTCATCGACCGGACTTCCGGTACCAACTGTGCAAATTCTAGATCCTCACGGCGAGATTGTCGCCAGTGGTTCAAATGGCACAGTAGTAAaatcttttgcttcttcaaCGTCCGCAAGTGGAAACTACACTTGCTATGCTAAAACGTCCTGTGGGAACGCATCTTCATCTCGTCATATTTCTTTTTATG AGAGTCCTCGTATTGTTTATTTTGAAGCAGTAtacaaaaaagaacaaaCTTGTGCGTGCGTCACGAAGAAATCAAATGTCAATGTAACGTGCAAAGCAACTGGCTTTCCTCCTCCCCAAGTCGCGATAGTCGGTCCCGATGGACTTTCATCTTCAGATAAAGAAAGCGTGATTGAGTGGAATTTTCCTGCAAAATTGCCTGGTAACTACACCTGCAAGTCGCGCAACAAAAATGGCGGAGCTGACTACGAGTCTGACAAGAGTGTCTACATTTGTGTTTCTG AGCCGCTAGAAATTTCCCTAACGTCATGCATCAAGGCGGCAAACAGTCGTGTTCGTGGATCATGCACTTGCACAGGGTTTCCTCTCCCAACTGTTCAAATTCTCGATCCTTACAATGAAGTCTTGGCGTCGGGAAAGGGCACAGTGGAGTTTTCATTTCTATCAAATTTGACTAGCGTTGGCAAATACACGTGTAAGGCAGACAATCATTGTTATTCGAAGACgcaaattttttctgtttgtcCAAAGAGCGGTG GCTTGGAATCAAAATTCTTGATATTAATAATACTGTGTCCTACCGCTGTCTTACTAATAGCACTTTTTATCATATCATTTGTCTTTAGACAAACATTGAAGGAGGTATTGAAGAAGGCTTGTTCTAAGAG ACAACCACCACCTGGTCCAAAAGATGGTGATCATCCTGAGGGCCAAAACAATGACGATCCTCCTAGGAACCAAGACAACGATGAAGACAACGATGATCGACCTCCT
- the LOC136191343 gene encoding uncharacterized protein isoform X1 produces the protein MFLASTASLVTMIICLLRLGSASEDEAGCTHRRVSIVPSSGPTIYLPLDEYMRLVSADSDAKVTTTYSASQESGRRELVYRYMSPTWLNTSANFSETPSSVSTQAVEFGSGSLSHGLLFKASLIDAGVLDDAKRYVIHIGLYFSNPPDADDSDPSFVVCDSNGSYCVGFQYDNSGLSVYYFAGRNFGAVCQMTEFGHVADSTPGDVQWNMRIELHPTYTVGLTYAGTSKILTHQ, from the exons ATGTTTCTCGCGAGCACCGCATCGTTGGTAACGATGATAATATGCCTTCTGCGCTTGGGCTCAGCGTCGGAAGACGAGGCGGGATGCACGCACCGTCGCGTGTCAATTGTGCCGTCATCGGGCCCCACGATTTACCTTCCACTCGATGAATACATGCGGCTCGTATCCGCCGACTCGGACGCGAAGGTGACGACTACATAT TCCGCTTCCCAAGAATCGGGCAGACGAGAACTGGTGTACCGTTACATGTCGCCCACGTGGCTCAACACGAGCGCCAATTTTTCAGAgacgccgtcttccgtgtcCACACAAGCCGTCGAATTCGGGTCCGGATCTCTTTCTCACGGTTTGTTATTCAAA GCTAGTCTGATCGACGCCGGAGTTCTCGATGACGCGAAGCGCTACGTCATTCACATTGGACTATATTTCTCGAACCCACCGGATGCCGATGACAGCGATCCCTCTTTTGTCGTTTGCGACAGCAATGGTAGTTACTGCGTCGGTTTCCAATATGATAACAGCGGACTAAGCGTGTACTACTTCGCCGGAAGAAATTTCGGCGCCGTCTGCCAAATGACCGAATTCGGTCACGTGGCCGACTCCACGCCTGGCGACGTTCAATGGAACATGCGCATCGAACTTCATCCCACGTATACTGTGGGACTTACGTACGCTGGAACTAGCAAAATATTGACGCATCAGTAA
- the LOC136191343 gene encoding uncharacterized protein isoform X2, with the protein MFLASTASLVTMIICLLRLGSASEDEAGCTHRRVSIVPSSGPTIYLPLDEYMRLVSADSDAKSASQESGRRELVYRYMSPTWLNTSANFSETPSSVSTQAVEFGSGSLSHGLLFKASLIDAGVLDDAKRYVIHIGLYFSNPPDADDSDPSFVVCDSNGSYCVGFQYDNSGLSVYYFAGRNFGAVCQMTEFGHVADSTPGDVQWNMRIELHPTYTVGLTYAGTSKILTHQ; encoded by the exons ATGTTTCTCGCGAGCACCGCATCGTTGGTAACGATGATAATATGCCTTCTGCGCTTGGGCTCAGCGTCGGAAGACGAGGCGGGATGCACGCACCGTCGCGTGTCAATTGTGCCGTCATCGGGCCCCACGATTTACCTTCCACTCGATGAATACATGCGGCTCGTATCCGCCGACTCGGACGCGAAG TCCGCTTCCCAAGAATCGGGCAGACGAGAACTGGTGTACCGTTACATGTCGCCCACGTGGCTCAACACGAGCGCCAATTTTTCAGAgacgccgtcttccgtgtcCACACAAGCCGTCGAATTCGGGTCCGGATCTCTTTCTCACGGTTTGTTATTCAAA GCTAGTCTGATCGACGCCGGAGTTCTCGATGACGCGAAGCGCTACGTCATTCACATTGGACTATATTTCTCGAACCCACCGGATGCCGATGACAGCGATCCCTCTTTTGTCGTTTGCGACAGCAATGGTAGTTACTGCGTCGGTTTCCAATATGATAACAGCGGACTAAGCGTGTACTACTTCGCCGGAAGAAATTTCGGCGCCGTCTGCCAAATGACCGAATTCGGTCACGTGGCCGACTCCACGCCTGGCGACGTTCAATGGAACATGCGCATCGAACTTCATCCCACGTATACTGTGGGACTTACGTACGCTGGAACTAGCAAAATATTGACGCATCAGTAA
- the LOC136187257 gene encoding uncharacterized protein yields MTSSFLLVVIVSSSWLGSASAECTGANSVLSVPSSGPTVCLPYDDYIQLQKDASSEGESTDAPPPTSAVSASTPSQSVSSSALLLYRYMSPLWLQTHANFTETPSSVSAQNIEFGSGPTYYGVLFKVKLIEAGILNDDQAYSIHIGFFLADPGDSDPTLQICDGNYCAGFFYFDPNSARASWGIDSVSTCSSAQSSSGISAPQSSTTNWNIRLEIHPNSTSGITYVSTTSFTYEYSQKLKPSRGLHFKVCRQNTGETFQFHLFELAVYSNK; encoded by the exons atgacgtcgtcctttttgCTGGTGGTCATTGTTTCAAGTTCCTGGCTTGGATCTGCATCAGCTGAGTGTACAGGAGCCAATTCCGTTTTATCTGTTCCGTCATCGGGGCCCACTGTGTGTCTTCCATATGACGACTacattcaacttcaaaaagacgcatccagcgaaggagaatcg ACGgacgctcctcctccaacatcCGCCGTTTCCGCATCAACTCCGAGTCAG AGCGTTTCGAGTTCGGCGCTGCTACTCTATCGCTACAtgtctcctctttggctACAAACTCACGCCAATTTTACGGAGACACCATCTTCGGTGTCCGCACAAAATATCGAATTTGGTAGTGGACCAACGTACTACGGTGTATTGTTTAAA GTGAAATTGATTGAAGCTGGAATTCTAAATGACGATCAAGCCTACTCCATTCACATTGGCTTTTTCTTAGCGGATCCCGGCGACAGTGATCCGACTCTTCAAATCTGCGACGGCAATTACTGCGCGGGTTTTTTCTACTTTGATCCAAACAGTGCTCGTGCTTCGTGGGGCATTGATTCAGTTAGCACATGTAGCAGCGCACAGAGTAGTAGCGGCATCAGTGCACCACAATCATCTACAACTAACTGGAACATTCGCCTTGAAATTCATCCGAATTCTACGTCAGGAATTACGTACGTTAGCACAACTTCATTCACATATGAGTACagtcaaaaattgaagccgagTCGAGGTCTTCACTTCAAAGTGTGCAGACAGAACACAGGCGAAAcgtttcaatttcatctgTTCGAGCTTGCTGTGTATTCGAACAAATAA
- the LOC136199866 gene encoding uncharacterized protein isoform X2 encodes MFLASTASLVTMIICLLRLGSASEDEAGCTHRRVSIVPSSGPTIYLPLDEYMRLVSADTDAKSASQESGRRELVYRYMSPTWLNTSANFSETPSSVSTQAVEFGSGSLSHGLLFKASLIDAGVLDDAKRYVIHIGLYFSNPPDADDSDPSFVVCDSNGSYCVGFQYDNSGLSVYYFAGRNFGAVCQMTEFGHVADSTPGDVQWNMRIELHPTYTVGLTYAGTSKILTHQYDETLKPSQGLSFRVCRESEPEQFVFYLFELTVRA; translated from the exons ATGTTTCTCGCGAGCACCGCATCGTTGGTAACGATGATAATATGCCTACTGCGCTTGGGCTCAGCGTCGGAAGACGAGGCGGGATGCACGCACCGTCGCGTGTCAATTGTGCCGTCATCGGGCCCCACGATTTACCTTCCACTCGATGAATACATGCGGCTCGTATCCGCCGACACGGACGCGAAG TCCGCTTCCCAAGAATCGGGCAGACGAGAACTGGTGTACCGTTACATGTCGCCCACGTGGCTCAACACGAGCGCCAATTTTTCAGAgacgccgtcttccgtgtcCACACAAGCCGTCGAATTCGGGTCCGGATCTCTTTCTCACGGTTTGTTATTCAAA GCTAGTCTGATCGACGCCGGAGTTCTCGATGACGCGAAGCGCTACGTCATTCATATTGGACTATATTTCTCGAACCCACCGGATGCCGATGACAGCGATCCCTCTTTTGTCGTTTGCGACAGCAATGGCAGTTACTGCGTCGGTTTCCAATATGATAACAGCGGATTAAGCGTGTACTACTTCGCCGGAAGAAATTTCGGCGCCGTCTGCCAAATGACCGAATTCGGTCACGTGGCCGACTCCACGCCTGGCGACGTTCAATGGAACATGCGCATCGAACTTCATCCCACGTATACTGTGGGACTTACGTACGCTGGAACTAGCAAAATATTGACGCATCAGTACGATGAAACACTGAAACCCAGTCAAGGACTTAGTTTTCGAGTGTGCAGGGAGTCCGAGCCTGAACAGTTTGTGTTTTATCTGTTTGAGTTGACCGTGAGAGCGTGA
- the LOC136199866 gene encoding uncharacterized protein isoform X1 — protein MFLASTASLVTMIICLLRLGSASEDEAGCTHRRVSIVPSSGPTIYLPLDEYMRLVSADTDAKVTTTYSASQESGRRELVYRYMSPTWLNTSANFSETPSSVSTQAVEFGSGSLSHGLLFKASLIDAGVLDDAKRYVIHIGLYFSNPPDADDSDPSFVVCDSNGSYCVGFQYDNSGLSVYYFAGRNFGAVCQMTEFGHVADSTPGDVQWNMRIELHPTYTVGLTYAGTSKILTHQYDETLKPSQGLSFRVCRESEPEQFVFYLFELTVRA, from the exons ATGTTTCTCGCGAGCACCGCATCGTTGGTAACGATGATAATATGCCTACTGCGCTTGGGCTCAGCGTCGGAAGACGAGGCGGGATGCACGCACCGTCGCGTGTCAATTGTGCCGTCATCGGGCCCCACGATTTACCTTCCACTCGATGAATACATGCGGCTCGTATCCGCCGACACGGACGCGAAGGTGACGACTACATAT TCCGCTTCCCAAGAATCGGGCAGACGAGAACTGGTGTACCGTTACATGTCGCCCACGTGGCTCAACACGAGCGCCAATTTTTCAGAgacgccgtcttccgtgtcCACACAAGCCGTCGAATTCGGGTCCGGATCTCTTTCTCACGGTTTGTTATTCAAA GCTAGTCTGATCGACGCCGGAGTTCTCGATGACGCGAAGCGCTACGTCATTCATATTGGACTATATTTCTCGAACCCACCGGATGCCGATGACAGCGATCCCTCTTTTGTCGTTTGCGACAGCAATGGCAGTTACTGCGTCGGTTTCCAATATGATAACAGCGGATTAAGCGTGTACTACTTCGCCGGAAGAAATTTCGGCGCCGTCTGCCAAATGACCGAATTCGGTCACGTGGCCGACTCCACGCCTGGCGACGTTCAATGGAACATGCGCATCGAACTTCATCCCACGTATACTGTGGGACTTACGTACGCTGGAACTAGCAAAATATTGACGCATCAGTACGATGAAACACTGAAACCCAGTCAAGGACTTAGTTTTCGAGTGTGCAGGGAGTCCGAGCCTGAACAGTTTGTGTTTTATCTGTTTGAGTTGACCGTGAGAGCGTGA
- the LOC136183939 gene encoding uncharacterized protein, with protein sequence MTSSFLLVVIVSSSWLGSASAECTGANSVLSVPSSGPTVCLPYDDYIQLQKDASSEGESTDAPPPTSAVSASTPSQSVSSSALLLYRYMSPLWLQTHANFTETPSSVSAQNIEFGSGPTYYGVLFKVKLIEAGILNDDQAYSIHIGFFLADPGDSDPTLQICDGNYCVGFRYADPNSAYASWGIDSVSTCSSSSGSGITAPQSSTTNWNIRLEIHPNSTSGITYVSTNSLTHEYSQKLKPSRGLHFKVCRQNTNEAFQFHLFELAVYSNK encoded by the exons atgacgtcgtcctttttgCTGGTGGTCATTGTTTCAAGTTCCTGGCTTGGATCTGCATCAGCTGAGTGTACAGGAGCCAATTCCGTTTTATCTGTTCCGTCATCGGGGCCAACTGTGTGTCTTCCATATGACGACTacattcaacttcaaaaagacgcatccagcgaaggagaatcg ACGgacgctcctcctccaacatcCGCCGTTTCCGCATCAACTCCGAGTCAG AGCGTTTCGAGTTCGGCGCTGCTACTCTATCGCTACAtgtctcctctttggctACAAACTCACGCCAATTTTACGGAGACACCATCTTCGGTGTCCGCACAAAATATCGAATTTGGTAGTGGACCAACGTACTACGGTGTATTGTTTAAA GTGAAATTGATTGAAGCTGGAATTCTAAATGACGATCAAGCCTACTCCATTCACATTGGCTTTTTCTTAGCGGATCCCGGCGACAGTGATCCGACTCTTCAAATCTGCGACGGCAATTACTGCGTGGGTTTTCGGTACGCAGATCCAAACAGTGCTTATGCTTCGTGGGGCATTGATTCAGTTAGCACATGTAGCAGCTCATCTGGTAGCGGCATCACTGCACCACAATCATCTACAACTAACTGGAACATTCGCCTTGAAATTCATCCGAATTCTACGTCAGGAATTACGTACGTTAGCACAAATTCACTGACACATGAGTACagtcaaaaattgaagccgagTCGAGGTCTTCACTTCAAAGTGTGCAGACAGAACACAAACGAAGcgtttcaatttcatctgTTCGAGCTGGCTGTGTATTCGAACAAATAA
- the LOC136199383 gene encoding uncharacterized protein, with amino-acid sequence MSPTWLNTSANFSETPSSVSTQAVEFGSGSLSHGLLFKASLIDAGVLDDAKRYVIHIGLYFSNPPDADDSDPSFVVCDSNGSYCVGFQYDNSGLSVYYFAGRNFGAVCQMTEFGHVADSTPGDVQWNMRIELHPTYTVGLTYAGTSKILTHQYDETLKPSRGLSFRVCRESEPEQFAFYLFELTVSEIE; translated from the exons ATGTCGCCCACGTGGCTCAACACGAGCGCCAATTTTTCAGAgacgccgtcttccgtgtcCACACAAGCCGTCGAATTCGGATCCGGATCTCTTTCTCACGGTTTGTTATTCAAA GCTAGTCTGATCGACGCCGGAGTTCTCGATGACGCGAAGCGCTACGTCATTCATATTGGACTGTATTTCTCGAATCCGCCGGATGCCGATGACAGCGATCCCTCTTTTGTCGTTTGCGACAGCAATGGCAGTTACTGCGTCGGTTTCCAATATGATAACAGCGGACTAAGCGTGTACTACTTCGCCGGAAGAAATTTCGGCGCCGTCTGCCAAATGACCGAATTCGGTCACGTGGCCGACTCCACGCCTGGCGACGTTCAATGGAACATGCGCATCGAACTTCATCCCACGTATACTGTGGGACTTACGTACGCTGGAACTAGCAAAATATTGACGCATCAGTACGATGAAACACTGAAACCCAGTCGAGGACTTAGTTTTCGAGTGTGCAGGGAGTCCGAGCCTGAACAGTTTGCGTTTTATCTGTTTGAGTTGACCGTGAGCGAGATTGAGTGA
- the LOC136187248 gene encoding uncharacterized protein, which produces MTSSFLLVVIVSSSWLGSASAECTGANSVLSVPSSGPTVCLPYDDYIQLQKDASSEGESTDAPPPTSAVSASTPSQSVSSSALLLYRYMSPLWLQTHANFTETPSSVSAQNIEFGSGTTNYGVLFKVKLIEAGILNDDQAYSIHIGFFLADPGDSDPTLQICDGNYCAGFFYFDPNSARASWGIDSVSTCSSAQSSSGISAPQSSTTNWNIRLEIHPNSTSGITYVSTTSFTYEYSQKLKPSRGLHFKVCRQNTGETFQFHLFELAVYSNK; this is translated from the exons atgacgtcgtcctttttgCTGGTGGTCATTGTTTCAAGTTCCTGGCTTGGATCTGCATCAGCTGAGTGTACAGGAGCCAATTCCGTTTTATCTGTTCCGTCATCGGGGCCAACTGTGTGTCTTCCATATGACGACTacattcaacttcaaaaagacgcatccagcgaaggagaatcg ACGgacgctcctcctccaacatcCGCCGTTTCCGCATCAACTCCGAGTCAG AGCGTTTCGAGTTCGGCGCTGCTACTCTATCGCTACAtgtctcctctttggctACAAACTCACGCCAATTTTACGGAGACACCATCTTCGGTGTCCGCGCAAAATATCGAATTTGGTAGTGGAACAACGAACTACGGTGTATTGTTTAAA GTGAAATTGATTGAAGCTGGAATTCTAAATGACGATCAAGCCTACTCCATTCACATTGGCTTTTTCTTAGCGGATCCCGGCGACAGTGATCCGACTCTTCAAATCTGCGACGGCAATTACTGCGCGGGTTTTTTCTACTTTGATCCAAACAGTGCTCGTGCTTCGTGGGGCATTGATTCAGTTAGCACATGTAGCAGCGCACAGAGTAGTAGCGGCATCAGTGCACCACAATCATCTACAACTAACTGGAACATTCGCCTTGAAATTCATCCGAATTCTACGTCAGGAATTACGTACGTTAGCACAACTTCATTCACATATGAGTACagtcaaaaattgaagccgagTCGAGGTCTTCACTTCAAAGTGTGCAGACAGAACACAGGCGAAAcgtttcaatttcatctgTTCGAGCTTGCTGTGTATTCGAACAAATAA
- the LOC136185309 gene encoding uncharacterized protein, with translation MSPTWLNTSANFSETPSSVSTQAVEFGSGSLSHGLLFKASLIDAGVLDDAKRYVIHIGLYFSNPPDADDSDPSFVVCDSNGSYCVGFQYDNSGLSVYYFAGRNFGAVCQMTEFGHVADSTPGDVQWNMRIELHPTYTVGLTYAGSSKILTHQYDETLKSSQGLSFRVCRESEPEQFVFHLFELTVSEIE, from the exons ATGTCGCCCACGTGGCTCAACACGAGCGCCAATTTTTCAGAgacgccgtcttccgtgtcCACACAAGCCGTCGAATTCGGGTCCGGATCTCTTTCTCACGGTTTGTTATTCAAA GCTAGTCTGATCGACGCCGGAGTTCTCGATGACGCGAAGCGCTACGTCATTCACATTGGACTATATTTCTCGAACCCACCGGATGCCGATGACAGCGATCCCTCTTTTGTCGTTTGCGACAGCAATGGCAGTTACTGCGTCGGTTTCCAATATGATAACAGCGGACTAAGCGTGTACTACTTCGCCGGAAGAAATTTCGGCGCCGTCTGCCAAATGACCGAATTCGGTCACGTGGCCGACTCCACGCCTGGCGACGTTCAATGGAACATGCGCATCGAACTTCATCCCACGTATACTGTGGGACTTACGTACGCTGGAAGTAGCAAAATATTGACGCATCAGTACGATGAAACACTGAAATCCAGTCAAGGACTTAGTTTTCGAGTGTGCAGGGAGTCCGAGCCTGAACAGTTTGTGTTTCATCTGTTTGAGTTGACCGTGAGCGAGATTGAGTGA
- the LOC136187977 gene encoding uncharacterized protein, translated as MTSSFLLVVIVSSSWLGSASAECTGGNSVLSVPSSGPTVCLPLDDYIRLQKDASSEGESTDAPPPTSAASASTPSQNVSSSALLLYRYMSPLWLQTHANFTETPSSVSAQNIEFGSGPTYYGVLFKVKLIEAGVLNDDQAYSIQIGFFFTVPSDSDPRLQICDGNYCAGFWYYDPNSAYASYGIDSVSTCSSSSSSGIGAPQSSTTNWNIRLEIHPDSTSGITYVSTTSLTYEYSQKLKPSQGLHFKVCRDNTGETYQFHLFELALYSNK; from the exons atgacgtcgtcctttttgCTGGTGGTCATTGTTTCAAGTTCCTGGCTTGGATCTGCATCAGCTGAGTGTACAGGAGGCAATTCCGTTTTATCTGTTCCGTCATCCGGGCCCACTGTGTGTCTTCCACTTGACGACTACATTcgacttcaaaaagacgcatccagcgaaggagaatcg ACAgacgctcctcctccaacatcCGCCGCTTCCGCATCAACTCCGAGTCAG AACGTTTCGAGTTCGGCGCTGCTACTCTATCGCTACAtgtctcctctttggctACAAACTCACGCCAATTTTACGGAGACACCATCTTCGGTGTCCGCACAAAATATCGAATTTGGTAGTGGACCAACGTACTACGGTGTATTGTTTAAA GTGAAAttgattgaagctggagttCTAAATGACGATCAAGCCTACTCCATTCAgattggctttttctttacGGTTCCTAGCGACAGTGATCCGCGTCTTCAAATCTGCGACGGCAATTACTGCGCGGGTTTTTGGTACTACGATCCAAACAGTGCTTATGCTTCCTACGGCATTGATTCAGTTAGCACATGTAGCAGCTCATCTAGTAGCGGCATCGGTGCTCCACAATCATCTACAACTAACTGGAACATTCGCCTTGAAATTCATCCGGATTCTACGTCAGGAATTACGTACGTTAGCACAACATCATTGACATATGAGTACagtcaaaaattgaagccgagTCAAGGTCTTCACTTCAAAGTGTGCAGAGATAACACAGGCGAAACGTATCAATTTCATCTGTTCGAGCTGGCTTTGTATTCGAACAAATAA
- the LOC136199384 gene encoding uncharacterized protein translates to MTSSFLIVVIVSSSWLGSASAECTGGNSVLSVLSSGPTVCLPIDDYIQLQKDASSDGESTDAPPPTSAVSASTPSQSVSSSALLLYRYMSPLWLQTHANFTETPSSVSAQNIEFGSGSTNISVLFRVKLIEAGVLDDDQAYSIQIGYFFTYPGSESDPRLQICDGNYCAGFRQKLKPSRGLHFKVCRDDDYETYQFHLFELAVYSNK, encoded by the exons atgacgtcgtcctttCTGATTGTGGTCATTGTTTCAAGTTCCTGGCTTGGATCTGCATCAGCTGAGTGCACAGGAGGCAATTCCGTTTTATCTGTTCTGTCATCGGGGCCCACTGTGTGTCTTCCAATTGACGACTacattcaacttcaaaaagacgcaTCCAGCGACGGAGAATCG ACGgacgctcctcctccaacatcCGCCGTTTCCGCATCAACTCCGAGCCAG AGCGTTTCGAGTTCGGCGCTGCTACTCTATCGCTACAtgtctcctctttggctACAAACTCACGCCAATTTTACGGAGACACCATCTTCGGTGTCCGCACAGAATATCGAATTTGGTAGTGGATCAACAAATATAAGTGTATTGTTTAGA GTGAAACTgattgaagctggagttCTGGATGACGATCAAGCCTACTCCATTCAGATTGGCTATTTCTTTACGTACCCGGGTAGCGAGAGTGATCCGCGTCTTCAAATCTGCGACGGCAATTACTGCGCGGGTTTTCG tcaaaaattgaagccgagTCGAGGTCTTCACTTCAAAGTGTGCAGAGATGACGACTACGAAACGTATCAATTTCATCTGTTCGAGCTTGCTGTGTATTCGAACAAATAA